A region of the Mangifera indica cultivar Alphonso chromosome 10, CATAS_Mindica_2.1, whole genome shotgun sequence genome:
CTGTGCAGTTAATGCCTTTTGCTTTtaatgctattttttttttttttcaatattcacACTTCTCTGGCAGTTGCTTTTGATGCTTCATTGTTCTGTGCTTCAGCCAGGtgatatataagtataattttcttcaaattttacttttttgttcCAAAGATTGTAAGCTACTGCTTAACTTTGACTTCATTGATAAATGTACGTAAGGCATTGCTAAAAGAAAAGTtacttaatataaaaagtaCTGAGCTTTTAGCAAATATTAGGGGAGAACTCAGTAACTctttattactattttctttttgttccaATTGCAACAATCTTACAACTCTCAGCACATTCATAGATAAAATAGAGGAAAATTGGTGCTACTCAAAAGAAGCAAAGGTATGAtggaaaaattcatttttttcccttagtCCAAGTTCATTTTCTGTAAATCCAGTGCGACCGACATTTTCTGAAAAACAATTCGGAAATTATTATCGCGAAACAAACAGTGAAAACATGGAATGTTCAGACATCTTGGCTGCGCCGTGATTACGCTTTGAGTAAATAAAATCAGTAGCCCCAATAGTCGTTTCGGATCTCATCATCGAACTTCTTCTTCAGCTCAGGATGCTTTGCAAAGTATTCTTCCGCGGTCATGGTGCTGAGCTTTTTCTGTTCAAAAAATAGCCAACCCATGAGAAAATCATACACTGGGCATGAACGGAAATTGAAATAGTGCATTCATTTTTGGTTACCTTCAATTCTTGAACCTCGGCTATTTCTTTCTCTAACCGTTCAGACTCTTTCAGGGACTTCTCCTCTGCTTCTTTCAATTCCACAATCTACATGCCATAAAAAGCAAATGGCAGGTTAAATGCAACATTTAAGAGAGAGATTAAGAAAACCCCAAAAAGAAATAGTGATCATTTCGATTCTCACCAATGAATCAAATTTAGGTTTGTATTGAGGGGTGACTGTATCCACATACTTTGGGATCTCGATGCCTGCAAAGGAAACAGGTAAACATATAAACaagaacaaaggaaaaagaaagaaacaaaagttACCAAAATAGTTTCATTGCaaaaaatttgataacaaagaTCCACTAAGAAAAGGTAGCAGTTTAAGTTATCTTGATAATTCTAGAACACACTAAAATCAAACTGGATAtataagttgtgtcaaaaaaccGGGTATTGCACATCAATGTTGTTAACATGATTAatgataggaaaaaaaatactaaagatACCTTTTCGATCAAGTACTATGCTAGGAAAGAAAATATGCTACTTTACACAAAATTATGCATGTTACCATGTTACAATCCCACTGTTTAGCATTTTTTTTGGAATAGCACTTAATAGTTGATTCTTAATTCAAAAGACAAAGTTCCAATCCATGG
Encoded here:
- the LOC123227909 gene encoding ATP synthase subunit d, mitochondrial, yielding MSGAGKKIADVAFKAGRTIDWDGMAKMLVTDEARKEFSTLRRAFDEVNSALQTKFSQEPEPIDWDYYRKGIGSRLVDMYKEAYESIEIPKYVDTVTPQYKPKFDSLIVELKEAEEKSLKESERLEKEIAEVQELKKKLSTMTAEEYFAKHPELKKKFDDEIRNDYWGY